The following DNA comes from Rosa rugosa chromosome 5, drRosRugo1.1, whole genome shotgun sequence.
GGAACTGAAATCAACCCATTTCATCAAATTTCAGTTTCCACATGTTTCTTTGAGGTACATGAAAAGAGAAGATGTGGAATCAAATATCACAGAGCTCAAAAGGAAATTGGATCACTCtggaggaggtggtgctatTATTTACATTGGAGACTTGAAATGGACAATTGGTGATGAGAGAGAAGGAGGATTAGTCTCTGGTGGGTATAGCCCAGTTGAGCATTTAGTTTCAGAAATTTCAAGGTTGGTTTCAGATTATGAAAGCAGCTCATTCTCAAGCACAAAGCCAAAGGTGTGGCTAATGGCCACTGCTAGTTATCAAACATACATGAGATGCCAAATGAGGCAACCTTCTCTTGAGATTCAATGGGGTCTTCAAGCTGTTTCTGTACCATCAGGAGGTCTTGGTTTGAGTCTCCATGCTTCCAGGTATATTTTATATTATATTGTTCATGTCTCTAACTTATATCATGTAtgatttgtcaaaaaaaaaaaaaaaaaaaacttatatcatgtatgtatgtatgaatGTTATGTAGAAAGATCCTCCATTGCTAGAAGCTTTGATAGTTTAATTAAATTGCTTTGTATTTTTCTGCTACTGAGTCTAAATTACACAGACTTCAACAGCCTATACATGGTCTGCAATCTGCATGAAAGCAGAAACCACTGAGGCAAAAGGGAGACAGATGTACAAAACCACAGTagctttgttttctcttttgttttgtcAGCATATACAAGCCTCTGATCAAAATTACAGATTTCACAGATGGAAACATAAAATAAGTTTACAAGATCCTTTTTTTCCTTGTTCACCAATTCACACCTTTTAAGAATTAAATTTCCTTGTTCATTAGTACTTCACCTTTTATATATAACTTTTTTCTTTCACAAATATTACAAGTCCTTCCTTGTTTTTTTGGTTGTCTTGGTTTCAAAGGATTTGGACTGTACTGTACAAATCACAGAAGGCTATTAAGAGGCTTATAATTAGTGAAAAGCTAGATAAATGAATTTGTCCTATTGTCAAGGGAACAAAAGGGCAAACATAGTCGTAACATTAAAGTACTATTGATGGAAAAACATCTGAGATCATGGCATTTGTGTCTAATAGTTGTTTTTGTAATTTCTATTAGCCAAGAGGAAATTAGGGGAAAAAATGTTACATTTGCTAGCTGCCTCATCTTAAATatttattctttatttaatATTGATACATGAAGCTAATTTGTTACATGTTGCACTCATGTTTTACAGTGTCCATGATTCGAGAGTAATCTTTTCTCAAAACCCATCTGAAGTGCTTGAAACAAAGCCATTCAGTAGCATCAAGGATCATGAACAAGATCATGGTAAGCTCCCCTGCTGTGAAGAATGCACTTCAAATTATGAGAAAGAAGCTCAGTTGCTCAAATCTGGCCAGCAGAAATTGCCTGCCTGGCTTCAACCACATGGCACCCAAGCCTGTCAAAAGGTAACCAATGTTTGTCTCTTAACTTTTGACTTATGGATCACTACTTTAGGCAGACAATAATTTAGAACCGCTAAATTTGTTTAGCAAACTTATATGTCAATGTATCTTGTTTATTAAATTAAATGACGTTCCGAATAGACCTAGTTTTTGTTAAATGAAACACTATCAcatcatttccttagtaaattTAGTTCAGATATATGAcatattgtttgttttcttgcaGGATGAAGTGGTTGAATTGAGGAGAAAGTGGAACAGGTTATGCTACAGTCTGCACCAAGGAAGGCATAATCAGAATCATTCAAGCCCCGCTTTGTACAACCATCAAAACTCAATTGGGAAGAACCACTCTTATAGTGCTTCATCGTACCCTTGGTTGTCAACCAGGAATGGCATCTTCCCAGATCTGAATTCGATCTCTTTTGCTGATCATCCAGCTTCAGACCCTGCAACCCATGGCTCTAATCTGGTGCCTCGGTTCAGGAGACAACAATCATGTAGTACAATCGAATTCAATTTCGATAATGGGGTTCAAAAGCATGAAGTAGTAGTGGAACCAACCTTGGATTCTTTGAAACTCAGTGAAGATAAGGAAGTGAAGATCACACTTGCTCTCGGCAACTCTGTGTTTTCTGATTCAGAAAAATCGATGGTGCAGAGAGCTGACATGTGTAAGCTTTTGAAAGAGAATGTGCCTTGGCAATCTGAATCCATTCCCTCAATAGTAGAAGCCATAATCGGCTCCAAACCATGTTCGGAAACTTGGTTTCTGATTGATGGGAATGACTCGATTGGAAAGAGAAGGTTGGCTCAAGCAATAGCAGAGTTGGTTCTGGGATCTGCTAATTCACTCTTACATATCAACATGAACAAAAGAGAAGATGAGATGTACCCAAGAGTGGAAAAACTAAAAAAAGCCTTGAAATCCAGTGACAAACTTGTTGTGTTGGTAGAAGATGTTGATTTGGCTGATACCCAGTTCTTAAAATTCCTAGCTGATCGAAAATGTGGAGAAGTGAGTAGAAGAGATGGGAATCGTGGCCAAGCAATATTCATTTTGACCAAGGGTGAGTCCACAAGAAATGAGTACCCAGGTTCTATAATCCAAATGAAGTTGAAAGTTGATGAAAAAAGTACTAGTCCTAGTTTTGGGATCGCCAGCTTCGAACACAAGCGAAAAGCTGAGTGGGAGCTTGAAAACAAGACCAAATCTACAAGATTTGAAGAAAAGGAGGATTCAAGTGTGGTTGTTGCCTTTGAGAATGTGAATAGCAAGAAGGACTTCTCAAGGCAATCAAGCTTCAACAGTAACCTTGATCTAAACCTCAAAGCCGGTGAGGACAATGAAATCGAAGACAATGCAGGGGAGGTTAGCCCTATTTCAAGTGATTTGACCCGCGACTCTGCCACGGATGTCCAAACCCCACTTGGGTTCCTCGAATCAGTCGAGAACCTCTTCGTTTTCAATCGAAGCCCAGCTAGAGATCGGGAGGCCACCGAGCTTTTCTTGTCCAAGATTGAAGGGTGCTTTGAGGGTGTATATGGGAAACAAAATGGGGTTAGTTTTAGTGTGGATAAGAGGGTGTTAGAAGAGATATCTGTTGGGTCTGGTTCTTTTCCCAATAGCTTGTTTGAGAAATGGCTAAAAGGTATTTTTCAAACAAGCCTAAAATTGGTTAAATTTGGCGGGAAAGAGGGTATACTTGTAAGCCTATGTTTGGGGGGTACAGAAGAAGGCATTTTGGAGGGTTTCTTGGGCTCTTGTCTTCCCAAGAAAATCCAAATTTCTTGAGTGAGTGAGTAAGCGACATGACTCCATCTCAAGGCTGTGTTAACTTGGAAGCTAAGGTTCTGGTTTGGGTATACTTGCAAGGTTCTGGTTTGGGTATACTTCGCAATGTTCTGGTTTGGGTATACTTGTAGTAAGGCTATGTTTGGGTAACTACTGCTAATTTTCTAAATAGGATGTGTATTTCCTTTTTAACAATGTTATTCTCTCTATTCTGTCTTTTTCCAATGCAAATTAATCTGTTCTTCCCCCCTTCATTGTCTTTTTCCTCAAATTATGGGGAAGAAGCTTCAAAACTCTAGCAATACCCAAAACTGAGTAGAAGACATATTGCTGGCCAGGGCAAACACAAACCAGACAACACAGAAAAATGAAACATGAATGCTTATAGTCAACAACCTGCCTACATTTTCatccaaaatataaaaaaagctGCCTACATTcatatcagaaaaaaaaaaaaaaaaaagattcataAATACTCGGTTATTTGAGACATACCCATTGTATGATTGAGCTATTACATGAGAAGCAGACATCAATTTCTGAATTAATTATCTTTCTTAAGACAAGATGAAGAAGTTCGCACGCTAACTTGTTTTGCTTACTTAATTGTCTTTACCTTAATTTCTTAGAAAAGATTCTTCAAACTCTTTGTCTTAACATCTTTGTGCATGTGTAACTCTCTCAACACCTCTTTCTCTTGCATAACTCACTTTCAGGCATTTTATCGTGCATCTTCCCTtgatatttttggaaaaaatAGCATAAACACATAGAACATTTAAACAATTCGATGGCTACCTTGCTTCATTCTTTGGTCgaacatttcttttcttttattctccAATTTTAATCATGAACACTCTTTTTGTATGTTTTTGTTTCTATATTCCAACAGCCATACAGATTGAACTGGTCCCAACCCGTACAATCAAATTGAACCCATAATCCCAACGTACTCTTTCAACCTAAGCATGCTTATTCACCACCACTATACCACAAGAACCCTTTTTAGGCTTTTGAGGGACTTTTATTCATTCAATTCATATTTTGCATATCTTTCTTTAACATATGTAATATCTCTATGCATCTAGCAATTTAGGCTATCTAAATCCGCAGTTCCACACCATCCTCTTAAAAGAGATTTGATTCCTCAGTGATTATAAAACACCTTAATCAATGGGACATTAAGCTTTTCTTCAGTTTCTAAATATTATCAAGCTTATTGTGCAGTACAACCGTTCATCTTTGTTCATGATTGCATCGTTATTCCAAATTAGTGTATAATAATCCTCATGACATATCAACTAAGTATAAAGAACTTGTTGGggaaaaggaaggaaaaagaaTGCCCATGTCTTTCAAGGCAATGATTACTTTTTGAGACATGTAAAACCCCAACTGATTAGAAATATATATGTTCTAGTTTTAAGTGTTTATATTATTCAAAATTTATCAAAGTGGAACGTACGTTTTAGCATAGGGAGCTGAGTTCCACTTCCAGTCTTCCACTCACCAGTCACCACCAACTTTTCTGAGTGATCCTTTGCTAAATAAGACCTTTTGCTAAACAATGGTATTTTTATTGTTCTTATTTTTATAAACGAGAAAGATGGTCTGTAATAGTCCGGTTTTAAATAGCATAGAGAATATATGCGATATTAGTTTCGCGATATCCTACAATCTAAACACCTTATATTAGAAACCCTAACGCTGCCTACTGCCGCGCTCCAAAACTAAAACCCTAGTGTCGCTTGCTATggcgtcctcctcctcctccttcggCAAAAAGACCTCCATTGAAGATGTTACGGCCACGTTTGCTGCTTCTCTTGCCCTTGTTGGGGAGATGTTGTTGATATCTCCCACATGGCGAATGGAACCACCAAGGGAGGGTCTCAGGCATTCTTACTGGCTCGTCCATTGACGAGGAAGGCATGCAGTAGCATGGATCTGCAGCGTCACTTTCGACGCATATGGGTGCTAGATGGATCGTTCAAGGTACAAGATCGGCCTCCAAACCGGTATGTCTTCTCTTTTGATCGTAGTAAGGATCGAAACAAGGTACTCAGAGGGGGGCCTTGGTATTTCAACAAGGCTCCGGTGGTCATACAAGCCTATGATGGTTTTATTGCTCCTCAATCTGTACCACTTGAAACCCTATACTTTTGGGTGAGAATCAACAATATTCCACCGGTGCTGGAAGAGTTGCAGATGATCATGAATGTCACCTCCATTGCGGGGACGTATCAGGAGATTGACCAAAAGCTTTTTGACACTTCTGGCAAGATTAGGGTTCATGTTACACTTGAAATCTCCAAACCCTTCttccagaagaaaaaaaaccctaaagcttGCTCTTGGAGTTGTGGCTgagatttattttttctttgaaaacttGATTGGTAAATGAAAAAGATGCAATCTGATATACCATGACAAGGGAGTTTGTCAGGTGGCTTTACCGAGCAAGTCTGCTGGGAGAAGGAGCAATTGCGCCTCCCATTGCCGAAGCCTTTCTTGGGCTTTGCTGATAGTAGGTTTGTCAATGGAGCATTTAAATTTCAGGGTATACAAACCCCAATACTACCTCCGGTAGCACGTAATCTGTTTGGATCCTTTGATGGCAATAAGCCTCGAAAGCCAATTGTTATTCTGCAAACAGGTTTGGAGACTCGAACTGCAGAGGCTTGTACTGAAGGCACTAGCAAGGATTCTTTAGCGCTAGTTCCTTTTGAGGGGATGCCGGCAACCTTGAAGCGAAGCAGGCCAGCTTCTCCTTTCTCTTCCCCAAAGAAACTCAAGTTTTTGCTTGGTGAAGCATCAGAGAGCAAATCTGAGCTCCCCAAGAAGCTGAAAGTCCCGGAGTTCCATACTAGATTCTCTGCTAAATCTCTTGGCTTAGTTGAAGCTCCAGGAGGCATTCTGATTTCTAAGGAAAGTTCAACCCCAAAAGCGGACACACAGCCAACCAAGAAGAGGAAGGGACGGCCGTTGGGATCCAAGAACAAGAATCCCTCCAAAACAAAGAAGGTGACTGCTGAAGATGTGCTAAGTGTTATTTGTCCTAGAAACCTCTGAGCCCTactgttaagggcaaggagaaaatttagtttATTTCATTTAAACTTGCCTATTTACTTGTCATTGTTACATAATTTATAGGcttttttgaataagtgagcatgggtaccatCAAATGATAggatctaatctatgtatcgatGTGgtataccacaaactctttatctacccagagatggtagagggaggatatgtaatggtcatttctgGCCCGagttattaatatatcgacatgatattcttcaaaaaaaaaaacaccttaTATTAGATGCCTACTAATTTCAGAAAAGAAGCTCATAAACTCTTCGTCCGTCTGTCAGTCCAAATAGTGTTACTAATATCTAGCTAGTTACTAATACTTGTGTATGTTTAGCTTCACACAATAGCAAAAGCTACAAAATACTTGATagagagaaaattagaaaaaaaaaaacccaaaaaatgaagctcctattaagaaaaaccCATTCCTATATtatcttttaatctacacccattcacataattaaaccttccttataggttttattatgatttttcatgtttttttagtttgactagtttacccttctgattgaataggtaaaatattcctcaaatatagctgTTGACTTTTTAGTAAAATATTCATTTCACCTCATTTACCGGAAATGAAATAGAATAATCCAACACCCTTGTCATTAATTTTCACTTGCTAATTTTGGTATTTCTAGATGAACCATAGGCCTAACTGTATAATTATTCCTATCGTACGTATAGGTGTTAAATATCATGTGAGTTTTAACATAAGCAAATGATTTAGGTACCTATCATTTAGGAGTTCACAATTTGTACCTATCAATCAGGGAATAACTTAGGTAGAATGAACCATAGGTAAAATTGTATAATTTTGTCTATCATTCAGATGTTAAACATCATGTGGGTTTTAACATAAGCAAATAATGTAGGTACCTATCATTCAGGGAGTTCACAATTTGTACCTAAATCATTCAAAGAATGACTTAGGCACCTATAATTCCAGCTTTTGAATGTGGGGATTACATAACCTCCAACTCAGGTATTGATTTAGATTAGGcttttgaatgtggagattacaTAATCTCCAACCCAGGTATTGATTTCAATTGCTGGAACAAGAGTTGATTAATTCTGGGCGATGTCTTTGAGCAACCGTTTCAAGACTTGCATCTGCAAAAAGTTTGGGGATGatggcagctttagtaattcttaacaacaatgtgttttaatatttatcatatttaatagattttttttatagataaacctaattaataggtttgggtgtatattaaaacaataTTATAGATGGGTTTAATCTAAAAGgtgtgtgtgaatttgggtgtagaatcaaattccccaaATTTATATAT
Coding sequences within:
- the LOC133710797 gene encoding protein SMAX1-LIKE 4-like, which gives rise to MRSGGCAVQQTLTAEAASVLKHSLSLARRRGHAQVTPLHVAATLLASRTSLLRRACLKAAAAANHNPPHHHPLQCRALELCFNVALNRLPTTPPSGGGGAPSPLLVNHGQHHQQQQPSLSNALIAALKRAQAHQRRGCIEQQNQQQPLLTIKVELEQLIISILDDPSVSRVMREAGFSSTSVKNNLEDTSSVSSVFQCYNSTGGVFSSPCSPTAPENLTHHHISPSGNFWQTHFLTYTSEQNPLLFSSPPKKLLLPFNVSSINTPTESVSYSKEDVKLVFEVLVRKNSKKRNTVIVGDSVSITEGLVAEVMGRLERGSEVPEELKSTHFIKFQFPHVSLRYMKREDVESNITELKRKLDHSGGGGAIIYIGDLKWTIGDEREGGLVSGGYSPVEHLVSEISRLVSDYESSSFSSTKPKVWLMATASYQTYMRCQMRQPSLEIQWGLQAVSVPSGGLGLSLHASSVHDSRVIFSQNPSEVLETKPFSSIKDHEQDHGKLPCCEECTSNYEKEAQLLKSGQQKLPAWLQPHGTQACQKDEVVELRRKWNRLCYSLHQGRHNQNHSSPALYNHQNSIGKNHSYSASSYPWLSTRNGIFPDLNSISFADHPASDPATHGSNLVPRFRRQQSCSTIEFNFDNGVQKHEVVVEPTLDSLKLSEDKEVKITLALGNSVFSDSEKSMVQRADMCKLLKENVPWQSESIPSIVEAIIGSKPCSETWFLIDGNDSIGKRRLAQAIAELVLGSANSLLHINMNKREDEMYPRVEKLKKALKSSDKLVVLVEDVDLADTQFLKFLADRKCGEVSRRDGNRGQAIFILTKGESTRNEYPGSIIQMKLKVDEKSTSPSFGIASFEHKRKAEWELENKTKSTRFEEKEDSSVVVAFENVNSKKDFSRQSSFNSNLDLNLKAGEDNEIEDNAGEVSPISSDLTRDSATDVQTPLGFLESVENLFVFNRSPARDREATELFLSKIEGCFEGVYGKQNGVSFSVDKRVLEEISVGSGSFPNSLFEKWLKGIFQTSLKLVKFGGKEGILVSLCLGGTEEGILEGFLGSCLPKKIQIS